Genomic segment of Desulfobacterales bacterium:
AGCTTGATATGGCAACAGTAAAAGGAAGCCGGACGGAAAAAAACATCCTGACCGCATTTGCAGGAGAATCTCAGGCAAGAAACCGCTATACGTTTTTTGCAAGCAAGGCCAAAAAAGAAGGTTATGTCCAGATATCTTTCATTTTTGAGGAAACAGCCAACCAGGAAAAAGAACATGCCAAACGGCTTTTTAAATATCTGGAAGGTGGGGAAGTCGAAATTTCGGGAACCTTTCCGGCGGGTGTGATCGGTTCAACACTTGAAAATTTGAAGGCATCGGCTGCCGGTGAACATCATGAGCATACCATCATGTACCCTGAATTTGCAGCGACGGCCCGTGAAGAAGGATTTGATGAAATTGCTGCGGTACTGGAAAATATCGCCGTCGCTGAAAAACAGCATGAAAAAAGGTTTAATGCGCTTGCGGCCAATATCAAAGACGGCAGGGTTTTCAAGCGGGATCAACCGGTTATCTGGCGGTGCCGTAACTGCGGCTATGTTCATCAAAGCGATGCAGCCGCTGAAGTTTGCCCGGCATGTGCGCATCCGCAGGCATATTTTGAAATGATTGCTGAAAATTACTGATTTTTTGAAAGGATACATATTATGCTCAAAGACGGAGAAAAAGGCGCTGTAATCCAGCGGGATAAAGAGACATATGCCGTAGCGCCCCATGTTCCCTGTGGCGTTATCACCCCGGACCAACTGAGAAAACTTGCAGATGCAGCAGAAAAATATAATGCCGCAGCCGTCAAAATTACAAGTGCGGCCCGAATCGCCCTTGTTGGAATCAGGGAAGAGGATCTGGATAATATCTGGAAGGATCTGGAGATGCCTCCGGGGCATGCCGTCGGGCTCTGTGTGAGAAGTGTCAAGGCCTGCCCGGGCACCACATTCTGCAAGCGGGGACAGCAGGACAGTCTCGGGATGGGAATGAAGCTCGATGCGTTGTATCATGGGATGGAGCTGCCAAGTAAGACAAAATTCGGCGTCAGCGGCTGCAACAACCAGTGTGCTGAAAACTGTATCAAGGATATCTCCCTGGTCGGCAAAAAAAATGGCTGGGTTCTGATGGTAGGCGGAAAAGGCAGCGGAAAGCCAAGGCTTGCGGATATAATCGCCGAAGACCTGAATTCAGAGCAGGCCCTCGAATTGATCGGTAAGGTTGTCGCTTATTACAAAGAGAACGGGAATAAACTTGAACGTATCGGAAAGATGATTGACCGGCTGGGTCTTGATTCGCTGAAGGCCAGTGTGCTGTCGTAATTGTACAAACCGCCTGTTCGTGTTTTTTAAGAAGCAGTGGCCTTGATCATTATTTCTGCCAGGTAAAGATAAAATGGGACGGTATAGCAATTGATGATCCGGATGTTAACCGATACTTTCTGAAAGCCTCTTGAAAGAATACACCCCGGAAAGCCCCTTCACGGGCTTTGGTTTCTTTTCATTTTTCGATTGAAACAGGTGCCTGAACTTCTGGTAGTGCCGCAAGACAAACTCACGGGGTGCGGGGGGCAAACCTTGATCTGTGATTATAAGGATTTAAATCACAGATCAAGGTTTGACCCCGCCCCCTCTCTCGGATTTTTTATCATTCTCCGCTCTTTTATTTGACCTAAGCAGCGGGACAAGAAAAACCATACAGGCAATTAAAAAAATGACACTGCCTATAAATGTCAAAATATCATGATTTTTCATGCTTGATACGCCGTAAAAAATGGCACATATTATAAAAAGTATCCAACCCGTTAGCTGATACTTGATCTCCTGACCAATTTTATTTCCCAAGGTTTCTTTCATTTTATTTATAGTTTATTCCTTACTTTTTTATTAAAGCCATATCTCACGACAGGAACGCCGGTTACCCGGCGCCCCCCACACAGCCCCGGACGTTCGGGTTTCCCACATCCGGTTCTTCGATTTTACTCGTTTTCACGTAAAACATTTGCATCAGGAAAGCACTCGATGCCGTTTGGTCGATAAAAGCAATTTTGGGCTTGCAACCCGAGTCGTTCAATGGCGTTATGAAAAGCCTTCCAAGTAAAATGCTTCCGTTTCCTTCCTCGTCAATTCAGCCATTTGAATGCACATTCGACCCCCCAACGGTAAAAACGCCATAACGACCGAAAGATGCAGACCACGCTGTAATAGTTGTAGTGACCGCGAAGTCTTCTGTTCAAGACCGTTATGAATTTTATCTCTCTTCAATGACGATTTTGTTTGATTCAAGCCCTGATACGACGAGATGCGCCCTGCAATTTCTTGTGCACAGTCCGCTGCATGACGTACACCGGCAACGGCCGGGACTTTGAAACTACACGTAAGAGAATATGGCCGCAGTTATGATCA
This window contains:
- a CDS encoding rubrerythrin family protein, yielding MATVKGSRTEKNILTAFAGESQARNRYTFFASKAKKEGYVQISFIFEETANQEKEHAKRLFKYLEGGEVEISGTFPAGVIGSTLENLKASAAGEHHEHTIMYPEFAATAREEGFDEIAAVLENIAVAEKQHEKRFNALAANIKDGRVFKRDQPVIWRCRNCGYVHQSDAAAEVCPACAHPQAYFEMIAENY
- a CDS encoding NAD(P)/FAD-dependent oxidoreductase, encoding MLKDGEKGAVIQRDKETYAVAPHVPCGVITPDQLRKLADAAEKYNAAAVKITSAARIALVGIREEDLDNIWKDLEMPPGHAVGLCVRSVKACPGTTFCKRGQQDSLGMGMKLDALYHGMELPSKTKFGVSGCNNQCAENCIKDISLVGKKNGWVLMVGGKGSGKPRLADIIAEDLNSEQALELIGKVVAYYKENGNKLERIGKMIDRLGLDSLKASVLS